The following coding sequences are from one Leptolyngbya sp. NIES-3755 window:
- a CDS encoding methyl-accepting chemotaxis sensory transducer with phytochrome sensor (similar to AA sequence:cyanobase_aa:LBDG_50350) encodes MKIQSAQRRIPPDSLLAEVNHSLPRRISPFHSRLLSRFKTLSFKNQVSAIALLLSVIPSLTVGAVSYKLNDRSVTQAMETQQTLAKMAGDSIESYMQQRQTEISAIAALPLLNDARIWNSLSQEDKFAALDRATQSYAAYSNIAIFDPNGNLLLQTKSQSTPNQSKQYYFQSALKSDRVTLSDVIETEDQSVLYFTAPIREIATGRTIAILRSTLPTRNLANLLPSVQNSYSILDNANRLVVASEQSRTALTAFADATLPDSKFWTDAQTQQRLFLTQTPIAKIDQLPDLNWRILLSTPAERISQPSRLWILLFGSGAAVASGLLAILLAHLLTRRFTMMTERVKKLSDGDLTTRLNITGNDEIAAFSKVIDQMADTIAKSMQDQAKSVQQLQQLNQAAYSIRRSINFDEIIQTGVREVRHLLNVDRAIVYLFDENWQGTIVAESVAIGFPAALGARIADPCFAERYIEKYRTGRTHAICNLEDARIDPCYREQLEAFNIKANLVAPMVVEGQLLGLLVAHQCSAPRQWEESETSLLVQIALHLGDAIAQFNLTNERQTALAQATLAQERQQQKEVLRLQLQELMKQAEKAASGDLTVRAVVSGEDIGTVADFFNAIVENLQQVVQQVKQSVLEVNSSLNQHETSVRSLSQDALKQAEETHLTLNCIAQMVRSIDTIANYAQQAAKVSQTAALTAEAGEFAMSETAESIAELRQSISEATKKVKRLGESAQQISKAVLLINQIEMQTNVLAINAGIEATRTDGHQGFAMIAEEVSALASRASAATHEISQLVSTIQQETIEVVEAMEKSTVQVVTGTQSVESAKQSLEQILQVSHQIDQIVHSISEATVSQVSTSNTVTHLMNTIAEVAEHTSSSSLEVSSSLRETVTIAKALAESVETFKVSA; translated from the coding sequence ATGAAGATTCAATCCGCTCAGCGTCGGATTCCCCCAGATTCTCTTTTAGCTGAAGTTAATCATTCTCTACCTCGCCGCATTTCGCCTTTTCACAGTCGCCTTTTATCCCGCTTCAAAACACTGAGCTTTAAGAATCAAGTGAGCGCGATCGCACTTTTACTCAGCGTCATTCCATCGCTGACTGTGGGAGCCGTGAGCTATAAATTGAACGATCGCTCGGTCACACAGGCAATGGAAACTCAGCAAACCCTTGCAAAAATGGCGGGTGATTCGATCGAAAGCTACATGCAACAAAGACAAACCGAAATTAGCGCGATCGCAGCATTACCTTTATTAAATGATGCTCGAATTTGGAATAGTCTATCTCAAGAAGACAAGTTTGCAGCACTCGATCGAGCAACACAATCCTACGCTGCATATAGTAACATTGCAATCTTCGATCCGAACGGAAATTTATTGCTTCAAACGAAGTCGCAATCCACCCCCAATCAATCAAAACAGTACTATTTCCAATCTGCACTTAAAAGCGATCGCGTTACGCTCAGCGATGTGATCGAAACTGAAGATCAATCTGTGCTCTACTTCACTGCTCCAATTCGGGAGATTGCTACCGGAAGAACGATCGCGATTCTCCGATCGACCTTACCGACTCGTAACTTAGCAAACCTACTTCCTAGTGTTCAAAATAGCTACAGCATTCTTGATAATGCAAATCGTCTTGTTGTTGCATCAGAACAGAGTCGTACTGCACTCACCGCTTTCGCCGATGCGACTCTACCCGATAGTAAGTTTTGGACAGATGCACAAACTCAACAGCGCTTATTCCTCACTCAAACCCCGATCGCAAAAATAGATCAATTACCTGATCTAAACTGGCGAATTCTGCTAAGTACTCCCGCTGAGCGCATCTCACAACCTTCGCGTCTTTGGATTTTATTGTTCGGTTCTGGGGCTGCGGTCGCGTCTGGACTGTTAGCAATCTTGCTGGCTCATCTCTTAACTCGCAGATTCACGATGATGACCGAGCGCGTTAAAAAGCTTTCAGACGGCGATCTCACCACTCGTCTAAACATTACTGGTAATGATGAAATTGCAGCATTTAGCAAAGTGATTGATCAAATGGCAGATACGATCGCTAAATCAATGCAGGATCAGGCTAAATCAGTTCAACAGCTTCAACAACTGAATCAAGCTGCGTATAGTATTCGTCGATCGATTAACTTTGATGAGATCATTCAAACCGGAGTTCGAGAAGTTCGGCATCTGCTGAATGTCGATCGTGCCATTGTGTATCTCTTTGACGAGAACTGGCAAGGGACGATCGTGGCAGAATCAGTCGCGATCGGGTTTCCTGCGGCGCTCGGTGCGAGAATTGCTGATCCTTGTTTTGCGGAACGGTATATCGAGAAGTATCGAACAGGTCGAACTCATGCGATTTGTAACCTAGAAGATGCCAGAATCGATCCGTGTTACCGCGAACAATTAGAAGCATTTAACATTAAAGCGAATCTAGTCGCTCCAATGGTTGTTGAGGGACAGTTGCTCGGATTGTTAGTAGCTCATCAATGTAGTGCTCCGCGTCAATGGGAAGAGTCGGAAACGAGCCTACTGGTGCAAATCGCATTACATCTAGGAGATGCGATCGCCCAATTTAATCTCACAAATGAACGTCAAACGGCTCTTGCTCAGGCGACGCTTGCTCAAGAACGCCAACAGCAAAAAGAAGTCCTGCGATTGCAGCTTCAAGAACTGATGAAACAAGCTGAAAAGGCTGCCAGTGGTGATTTAACTGTTCGGGCTGTTGTCAGTGGTGAAGATATTGGAACCGTTGCTGATTTCTTTAATGCGATCGTTGAAAACTTACAGCAAGTCGTCCAGCAAGTGAAACAGAGTGTTCTGGAAGTCAATTCTTCTCTAAATCAGCATGAAACCTCAGTCCGATCGCTGTCACAAGATGCGCTCAAACAAGCCGAAGAAACGCATCTGACGCTGAATTGTATTGCTCAGATGGTGCGCTCGATTGATACGATCGCCAATTACGCCCAACAAGCCGCAAAAGTCAGTCAAACAGCAGCTTTAACTGCGGAAGCGGGTGAATTTGCGATGAGTGAAACGGCTGAGAGCATTGCCGAACTCCGTCAGTCGATTAGTGAAGCGACGAAAAAAGTAAAACGATTAGGTGAATCGGCTCAACAAATCTCAAAAGCAGTGTTACTGATCAATCAAATTGAAATGCAAACCAATGTGTTAGCGATCAATGCTGGAATCGAAGCCACTCGAACCGATGGACACCAAGGATTTGCAATGATTGCAGAGGAAGTGAGTGCATTAGCAAGTCGGGCTTCTGCGGCAACTCATGAAATTTCTCAACTCGTGAGCACCATTCAGCAAGAAACAATCGAAGTCGTAGAAGCAATGGAGAAAAGTACAGTTCAAGTCGTGACAGGCACTCAGTCTGTAGAATCTGCAAAACAAAGCTTAGAACAGATTTTGCAGGTGTCGCATCAGATCGATCAAATTGTCCATTCGATTTCTGAAGCAACCGTTTCACAAGTCAGCACCTCAAACACCGTGACTCATTTAATGAATACGATCGCTGAAGTTGCGGAACATACCTCTAGTTCATCGCTTGAGGTCTCTAGTTCACTTAGAGAAACGGTGACGATCGCAAAAGCTCTGGCAGAATCCGTTGAAACTTTCAAAGTGTCTGCGTAG